One genomic region from Skermania piniformis encodes:
- a CDS encoding flavin monoamine oxidase family protein: protein MTGTESATVVVVGAGMSGLIAARALHRGGIDVIVLDAADRVGGRMSAETSVLGSRLDLGGQWVGHGHHRFEALAAELGTTLFPMNTPRLPEVIRGQRRIAASSLPLFAANVVLLRWELAARRKRNPSTWTSGSVRDWLDRRVRSGTTRRALEVMVTTTTCADPDVYPMAAFGDMIRYQAGLIGMVRTKGGAQERLVVEGAGTLTDRLAAELGPRVRTAQRVTELHYDTDGVWVRTPDRVVRADLVVVTVPPPMAASITFTPPLPAARAQLIENTHMGTVYKAIAVYERPFWRDRRKHAEVILLDEPGAVVFDTSPPNGPGHLCLLVAGPEARTLDSLSSAQRRQQLLGRLAGRLGADVDRPVGWHEKSWHLDRYVGGGYSVLPNPGTAAGRTLPVPHDRVGPIHWAGTETAAEHAGYIEGAIESGQRVAEEVRVALGRT, encoded by the coding sequence GTGACCGGGACGGAGTCGGCCACCGTGGTGGTCGTGGGCGCCGGAATGTCCGGCTTGATCGCCGCGCGTGCGCTCCATCGCGGGGGCATCGACGTCATCGTGCTCGACGCCGCCGATCGCGTCGGCGGGCGGATGTCGGCCGAGACCTCCGTGCTCGGCTCGCGACTGGATCTGGGCGGTCAGTGGGTGGGTCACGGGCACCACCGGTTCGAGGCGCTCGCCGCCGAGCTGGGGACGACGTTGTTCCCGATGAACACCCCGAGGTTGCCGGAGGTCATCCGCGGACAGCGGCGCATCGCGGCGTCGAGTCTGCCGTTGTTCGCGGCAAACGTGGTGCTCCTGCGGTGGGAGCTGGCCGCCCGGCGCAAGCGGAATCCGTCGACCTGGACATCCGGTTCGGTGCGGGACTGGCTCGATCGGCGGGTCCGGTCCGGCACCACCCGGCGTGCGCTCGAGGTGATGGTCACGACGACGACCTGCGCCGACCCCGACGTCTACCCGATGGCCGCGTTCGGCGACATGATCCGATATCAGGCCGGGCTCATCGGCATGGTGCGGACCAAGGGCGGCGCGCAGGAGCGCCTCGTCGTCGAAGGCGCCGGCACGCTGACCGATCGCCTGGCTGCGGAACTCGGACCCCGGGTGCGCACCGCCCAGCGGGTCACCGAGCTGCACTACGACACCGACGGTGTGTGGGTCCGTACGCCCGACCGGGTCGTCCGGGCCGACCTGGTCGTCGTCACCGTGCCGCCGCCGATGGCCGCCTCGATCACGTTCACGCCGCCGCTCCCGGCGGCGCGCGCCCAGCTGATCGAGAACACCCACATGGGCACGGTGTACAAGGCGATCGCCGTCTACGAGCGGCCGTTCTGGCGGGACCGCCGCAAGCATGCCGAGGTCATCCTGCTCGACGAGCCGGGGGCGGTGGTGTTCGACACCTCGCCACCGAACGGTCCGGGCCACCTGTGTCTGCTCGTCGCCGGTCCGGAAGCGCGAACGCTGGATTCGCTGTCGTCGGCGCAACGGCGGCAGCAGTTGCTCGGCCGGCTGGCCGGTCGGCTCGGCGCGGACGTCGATCGACCGGTCGGTTGGCACGAGAAGTCCTGGCACCTCGACCGGTACGTCGGCGGCGGGTACAGCGTGCTGCCGAACCCGGGAACTGCCGCCGGTCGCACCCTGCCGGTGCCGCACGATCGGGTCGGCCCGATCCACTGGGCCGGCACCGAAACCGCCGCCGAGCATGCCGGCTATATCGAAGGTGCGATCGAATCCGGTCAGCGGGTGGCCGAGGAGGTCCGGGTGGCTCTCGGCCGAACCTGA
- a CDS encoding site-2 protease family protein, which produces MATGALSGRAGLTPSPVFLATAAVTIGGGWLAARTDDPTGPTAKAGVFLLVVAGWIVTLCLHEFAHAVTAWRAGDRSVRQRGYLTLNPLRYANPVLSIGLPVLFIALGGIGLPGGAVLVQTDPARRGTQTLISLAGPAVNATAAVGLLIVIARFGSTASAPALWYGLSFLAFLQLTATVLNLLPVPGLDGYGALAPWLPADLRGSLDRFGGYGLLVVLALLFLPQVNAVFFDAVYGLFDLSGVPSDWSRYGASLLRFGY; this is translated from the coding sequence GTGGCTACTGGTGCGCTGAGCGGTCGGGCCGGGCTGACCCCGAGCCCGGTCTTCCTCGCCACCGCGGCAGTGACAATCGGCGGTGGCTGGCTGGCCGCCCGGACCGACGATCCCACCGGTCCGACCGCGAAGGCCGGGGTGTTCCTGCTGGTCGTCGCCGGCTGGATCGTGACCTTGTGCCTGCACGAGTTCGCACATGCAGTTACCGCGTGGCGAGCCGGCGACCGGTCGGTCCGGCAACGTGGCTATCTGACCTTGAACCCGCTGCGCTATGCCAACCCGGTCTTGTCGATCGGCCTGCCGGTGTTGTTCATCGCGTTGGGCGGGATCGGGCTGCCCGGCGGCGCGGTGCTGGTGCAGACCGACCCGGCACGGCGGGGGACCCAGACGCTGATCAGCCTGGCCGGCCCGGCGGTGAATGCGACCGCCGCAGTCGGGCTGCTGATCGTGATCGCCCGCTTCGGCAGCACCGCGTCCGCCCCGGCGCTCTGGTACGGCCTGAGCTTCCTGGCTTTTCTCCAACTGACCGCCACGGTGCTGAACCTGCTGCCCGTACCCGGGCTGGACGGTTACGGCGCGTTGGCCCCGTGGTTGCCGGCGGACCTCCGCGGCTCGCTCGACCGGTTCGGCGGCTACGGCCTGCTGGTCGTGCTCGCCCTGCTCTTCCTGCCGCAGGTCAACGCCGTGTTCTTCGACGCGGTTTACGGGCTGTTCGACCTGTCCGGCGTGCCCTCGGACTGGTCGCGGTACGGCGCGTCGCTGCTGCGATTCGGTTACTGA
- a CDS encoding flavin monoamine oxidase family protein has translation MAETDVVIVGAGLSGLSAARALRDAGRTVTVLEARDRVGGRTMGGQLAGAPIELGGTWLGAGHTQMYALVDRLGLETFPTWNDAGRLLLDLGGRRVPLASHKGATPKLNPIALADLAQGLARFGRLARSVDPAQPWAHPEAEYLDGQTYESWVRRNLKTRIGRSYFRVLAEAVYSADGADMSLLHTLFYTASNGDLETLISVDEGAQRDRVVGGSILIAERLAEGLDVRLDSPVARIAQDDAGVVVTTRAGAEFGAARVIVTVPPTLAGRIDYQPILPAWRDQLTQRVPAGTVVKCFAAYPEPFWRAAGWNGQAISDRGPVKVTFDVSPPGLGTPDAGSAADVGILLGFVEGGAARRWQRWPETERRRAVLDCFTRYFGPQAARPTDYLEQDWSAEEFTRGCYGAHFAPGVWTGYGDVLRAPIGRLYWAGAEYAVQWNGYMEGAVRSGRRTADEILEVLS, from the coding sequence ATGGCCGAAACAGACGTGGTGATCGTCGGCGCCGGGTTGTCCGGCCTCAGCGCGGCCCGGGCCCTCCGGGATGCCGGGCGGACCGTCACCGTCCTGGAGGCCCGCGACCGGGTCGGGGGACGCACCATGGGCGGGCAGCTGGCCGGCGCCCCGATCGAACTCGGCGGCACCTGGCTGGGTGCAGGGCATACCCAGATGTACGCGCTGGTCGATCGGTTGGGCCTGGAGACCTTCCCCACCTGGAACGACGCCGGTAGGTTGCTGCTCGACCTCGGCGGTAGGCGGGTGCCGCTGGCGAGCCACAAGGGCGCTACGCCCAAGCTGAACCCGATCGCGTTGGCCGATCTCGCGCAAGGCCTGGCCCGGTTCGGCCGGCTCGCCCGCAGTGTCGACCCGGCGCAGCCGTGGGCGCACCCCGAGGCCGAGTATCTCGACGGTCAGACCTACGAATCCTGGGTCCGGCGCAATCTGAAAACCCGGATCGGGCGCAGCTACTTCCGGGTCCTGGCGGAAGCGGTGTATTCCGCCGACGGTGCCGACATGTCCTTGCTGCACACGCTGTTCTACACCGCCAGCAACGGCGACCTGGAGACCCTGATCTCGGTGGACGAGGGCGCTCAGCGGGACCGGGTCGTCGGCGGCTCGATCCTGATCGCCGAGCGCTTGGCCGAAGGACTCGACGTTCGGCTCGACTCGCCGGTCGCCCGAATCGCCCAGGACGACGCGGGGGTCGTCGTCACCACGCGCGCCGGCGCGGAGTTCGGTGCCGCCCGGGTGATCGTGACCGTCCCGCCGACCCTCGCCGGCCGCATCGACTACCAGCCGATCCTGCCCGCCTGGCGGGACCAACTCACCCAACGCGTTCCGGCCGGAACCGTCGTCAAGTGCTTCGCGGCATACCCCGAACCGTTCTGGCGCGCCGCCGGGTGGAACGGGCAGGCGATCTCGGATCGAGGGCCGGTGAAGGTGACCTTCGACGTGTCTCCGCCCGGTCTCGGCACACCCGATGCCGGGTCCGCTGCGGATGTCGGCATTCTCCTCGGGTTCGTCGAGGGTGGCGCCGCCCGGCGCTGGCAGCGGTGGCCCGAGACCGAACGGCGTCGAGCGGTGCTCGACTGTTTCACCCGGTATTTCGGGCCGCAAGCGGCCCGCCCGACGGACTACCTCGAACAGGACTGGAGTGCCGAGGAATTCACCCGCGGCTGCTACGGCGCACATTTCGCGCCGGGGGTGTGGACCGGCTACGGCGATGTCCTCCGCGCCCCGATCGGCCGGCTCTACTGGGCCGGGGCCGAATATGCGGTGCAATGGAACGGCTATATGGAAGGCGCCGTCCGCTCCGGCCGGCGCACCGCCGACGAGATTCTCGAGGTGTTGTCGTGA
- a CDS encoding DUF3151 domain-containing protein, which produces MSSFLDLLGPQPIRLPEHAEAEAALADGVDPAQVAADDPAASVAWAQLAEAALADGATITAYAYARTGYHRGLDALRRSGWKGFGPVPYGHEPNRGFLRCVAVLAQAARDIDEQDEYARCLDLLEDCDPRAASELGVE; this is translated from the coding sequence ATGAGTTCGTTCCTAGATCTGCTCGGCCCCCAGCCGATCCGGCTGCCCGAACATGCGGAAGCGGAAGCCGCGCTCGCCGACGGCGTCGATCCGGCTCAGGTGGCAGCCGACGACCCCGCGGCATCGGTGGCGTGGGCCCAATTGGCCGAAGCGGCTCTCGCCGACGGCGCGACGATCACCGCCTACGCCTACGCGCGCACCGGCTATCACCGTGGCCTGGATGCGCTGCGCCGCAGCGGCTGGAAAGGCTTCGGTCCGGTGCCCTACGGTCACGAACCGAATCGCGGATTCCTGCGTTGTGTCGCCGTGCTCGCCCAGGCCGCGCGCGACATCGACGAGCAGGACGAGTACGCCCGCTGTCTGGACCTACTGGAGGACTGCGACCCGCGCGCCGCCTCGGAACTTGGCGTCGAATAG
- a CDS encoding VTT domain-containing protein, which yields MYLLTESWLRNTVLPAILVIVFIETGLLFPLLPGDSLLFTGGLLAAQANPPVNIWVLLICVPLAAIAGDQSSYWIGRTIGPALFDRPDSRFFKQEYVTTSHEFFEKHGPKTIILARFVPIARTFSPVLAGVSKMHYPRFIAYDIVGGILWGAGVTACGYFLGNIAFIRDHVEAIFLLIVLVSILPGIIEISKRSVRSRRSAADQPERAHVDHPAG from the coding sequence ATGTACCTGCTGACCGAATCCTGGCTGCGCAACACCGTATTGCCGGCGATCCTGGTCATCGTCTTCATCGAGACCGGATTGTTGTTCCCGTTGCTGCCGGGCGATTCGCTGCTGTTCACCGGCGGCCTGCTCGCGGCGCAGGCGAATCCGCCGGTGAACATCTGGGTGCTGCTGATCTGCGTTCCGCTCGCGGCGATCGCCGGCGATCAGTCGTCGTACTGGATCGGTCGCACGATCGGTCCAGCGCTGTTCGACAGGCCGGATTCACGCTTTTTCAAGCAGGAGTACGTGACGACCTCACACGAGTTCTTCGAGAAGCACGGCCCCAAGACGATCATCTTGGCCCGGTTCGTGCCGATCGCCCGCACGTTCTCGCCGGTGCTGGCCGGGGTGTCGAAGATGCATTACCCGAGGTTCATCGCCTACGACATCGTCGGCGGCATCCTGTGGGGCGCCGGCGTGACCGCCTGCGGCTACTTCCTCGGCAATATCGCGTTCATCCGCGACCACGTCGAGGCGATCTTCCTGCTGATCGTGCTGGTATCGATCCTGCCGGGGATCATCGAGATCAGCAAGCGGTCGGTCCGGTCCCGTCGTTCGGCCGCCGACCAGCCCGAGCGCGCCCACGTGGATCACCCCGCCGGGTAA
- a CDS encoding adenylosuccinate synthase, translating into MPAIVLIGAQWGDEGKGKATDLLGGRVQWVVRYQGGNNAGHTVVLPNGDNYALHLIPSGILTPGVTNVIGNGVVIDPGVLLAELAGLEQRGVDTDALLLSADAHLIMPYHVAIDKVTERFLGNNKIGTTGRGIGPCYMDKIARVGVRVADVLDEKILAQKVEAALEIKNQMLIKIYNRRALDPEQVVDEVLSQAEAFRSRICDTRLRLNQALDRGETVLLEGSQGTLLDVDHGTYPYVTSSNPTAGGAAVGSGIGPNRIGTVLGILKAYTTRVGSGPFPTELFDEHGEYLAKVGGEVGVTTGRARRCGWFDAVIARYATRVNGITDYFLTKLDVLSSLAEVPVCVGYLVDGERTDEMPMTQTEIHHARPIYEYLPGWWEDISGARRFEDLPPAARDYVLRLEDLAGAHVSCIGVGPGRDQTIVRRDVLA; encoded by the coding sequence ATGCCGGCAATCGTGCTGATCGGTGCGCAATGGGGCGATGAGGGCAAGGGAAAGGCCACCGATCTGCTGGGCGGCCGCGTGCAGTGGGTGGTCCGTTATCAGGGCGGGAACAACGCCGGGCACACCGTGGTGCTGCCCAACGGCGACAACTACGCACTACACCTGATCCCGTCCGGGATTCTCACCCCGGGCGTGACCAATGTGATCGGCAACGGGGTGGTGATCGATCCGGGGGTGTTGCTGGCCGAGCTGGCCGGGCTGGAACAGCGGGGGGTGGACACCGACGCGCTGCTGCTGTCTGCAGACGCACATTTGATCATGCCGTACCACGTGGCGATCGACAAGGTCACCGAGCGGTTCCTCGGCAACAACAAGATCGGGACGACCGGACGCGGCATCGGTCCGTGCTACATGGACAAGATCGCCCGGGTCGGGGTGCGGGTCGCCGACGTGCTGGACGAGAAGATCCTGGCGCAGAAGGTCGAGGCTGCGCTGGAGATCAAGAATCAGATGCTGATCAAGATCTACAACCGGCGGGCGCTGGACCCGGAGCAGGTTGTGGACGAGGTGCTGTCCCAGGCCGAGGCGTTCCGGTCGCGGATCTGCGATACCCGGCTCCGGCTGAACCAGGCGCTGGATCGCGGCGAGACGGTACTGCTGGAAGGCTCGCAGGGCACCCTGCTCGACGTCGATCACGGCACCTACCCGTATGTGACCTCGTCGAATCCGACGGCCGGCGGCGCCGCGGTCGGGTCCGGGATCGGACCGAACCGGATCGGTACGGTGCTCGGCATCCTGAAGGCGTACACGACCCGGGTGGGTTCCGGCCCGTTCCCCACCGAGCTGTTCGACGAGCACGGCGAGTACCTGGCGAAGGTGGGCGGCGAGGTCGGCGTGACCACCGGCCGGGCGCGCCGGTGCGGCTGGTTCGATGCGGTGATCGCCCGCTACGCCACCCGGGTGAACGGGATCACCGACTACTTCCTGACCAAGCTGGACGTGCTGTCCAGCCTGGCCGAGGTGCCGGTCTGTGTCGGCTATCTGGTTGATGGCGAGCGGACCGACGAGATGCCGATGACCCAGACCGAGATCCACCATGCGCGGCCGATCTACGAGTACCTACCCGGCTGGTGGGAGGACATCTCCGGGGCGCGCCGGTTCGAGGACCTGCCGCCGGCGGCACGCGACTATGTGCTGCGGCTGGAGGATCTGGCCGGCGCGCACGTCTCCTGCATCGGGGTCGGCCCGGGGCGGGATCAGACGATCGTCCGCCGTGACGTCTTGGCCTGA
- a CDS encoding FUSC family protein, with protein sequence MASNSRSSAVGRVAAAAVPILQCALAAGLAWWVSHDLLRHPEPFFAPISAVVALGVSLGSRVRRSLELLVGVSVGLGVGDLLIALIGSGTWQIMLTVAVAMGAAVALDGGPVIAIQAAGSAVLVAALPPGGNAGTDRMIDALVGGLVGIAVVAVVPTHPVKRARRVAADVLDVLGAALRQTADGLVEQNPTLIRAALDRIRGTQDRIDELRLQIRGGRESSWVSPLFWGGARRRLVRLADTVDPLDNAVRNVRVLVRRALTLVRDDEILDPRLVDVVEQLAGAVEVVRDLLLADPDERPSRDDAAAALRAVARAARPELIAGAGLSTHVVFAQLRSAIVDLLQVCGVSRVAALAILPPTVPNPHVPPAL encoded by the coding sequence TTGGCGTCGAATAGCCGGAGCTCGGCGGTCGGCCGGGTCGCTGCGGCGGCGGTGCCGATCCTGCAGTGCGCGTTGGCGGCGGGCCTGGCCTGGTGGGTATCACACGACCTGCTGCGGCATCCGGAGCCGTTTTTCGCGCCGATCTCCGCGGTGGTCGCGTTGGGTGTATCGCTCGGCTCCCGGGTGCGTCGTTCGCTGGAACTGCTCGTCGGGGTGAGCGTCGGGCTCGGTGTGGGCGACCTGCTGATCGCCCTGATCGGGTCCGGCACCTGGCAGATCATGCTCACCGTCGCCGTGGCCATGGGTGCGGCGGTGGCGTTGGACGGCGGCCCGGTGATCGCGATCCAGGCGGCCGGTTCGGCGGTGCTGGTCGCCGCACTACCGCCGGGCGGCAACGCCGGGACGGATCGGATGATCGACGCGTTGGTCGGTGGCCTGGTCGGGATTGCCGTGGTCGCGGTGGTCCCCACCCACCCGGTGAAACGAGCACGTCGAGTTGCTGCAGATGTACTGGACGTCCTCGGTGCGGCGTTGCGGCAGACCGCCGATGGGCTCGTCGAGCAGAACCCGACGCTGATTCGTGCCGCGCTCGACCGGATACGGGGCACGCAGGACCGGATCGACGAGCTGCGCCTGCAGATTCGAGGCGGCCGCGAGTCCAGTTGGGTGTCGCCGCTCTTCTGGGGCGGAGCTCGGCGTCGGCTGGTCCGATTGGCGGACACGGTCGACCCGTTGGACAACGCGGTGCGCAACGTCCGTGTGTTGGTGCGGCGGGCGCTGACGCTGGTCCGGGACGACGAGATCCTGGACCCGAGGTTGGTCGATGTGGTCGAGCAGCTGGCCGGTGCGGTGGAGGTGGTTCGCGATCTGCTGCTCGCCGATCCGGACGAGCGGCCGAGTCGCGACGATGCGGCTGCCGCGTTGCGCGCAGTTGCCCGGGCGGCCCGGCCGGAGTTGATCGCGGGCGCCGGTCTGTCGACGCACGTCGTCTTCGCCCAGCTGCGTTCGGCAATCGTGGACTTGTTGCAGGTCTGCGGGGTTTCCCGGGTCGCGGCGCTGGCTATTCTGCCGCCGACCGTGCCGAATCCGCACGTGCCACCGGCCCTGTGA
- a CDS encoding glycoside hydrolase family 76 protein, with protein MPAVSPTVDLWAERADAAEAAITARHLTRLWELPGTRLAVVGWPSVRRERLFLTWHYWWQAHLIDCVVDASRRGATGVRRTRLVRLIRAHRIRNLRGWTNSYYDDMAWLGLALERAQRLHQVQNQGAIDILTGVLYDAWAPDRGGGIPWCVGSDFYNTPANGPAGILLARTGKLDRAVQMADWIDGTLRDPETGLIFDGTRPMRGPDALDREIYTYCQGVTLGLETELAIRDGAPRHAQRVHRLIRAVDEHLTDRGVVNRGGGGDGGLFSGILARQLGVVAVALPGDRDEDLRARAGAASIVLTSAEAAWANRLEVDGLPLFGSRWTDPAQLAGLDGSIAAFRRGTVRSSQIAERDLSVQLSGWMLMEAAHRVAGAGF; from the coding sequence ATGCCTGCTGTTTCCCCTACCGTCGACCTCTGGGCCGAGCGTGCCGACGCGGCCGAAGCGGCGATCACCGCCCGCCATCTGACCCGGCTGTGGGAGTTGCCCGGCACTCGGCTGGCGGTGGTCGGTTGGCCGTCGGTCCGCCGCGAACGGCTGTTCCTGACCTGGCATTACTGGTGGCAGGCGCACCTGATCGACTGTGTTGTCGACGCCTCGCGCCGCGGGGCGACCGGGGTGCGGCGGACCCGGCTGGTCCGGCTCATCCGGGCCCACCGGATTCGCAATCTGCGGGGCTGGACCAACAGCTACTACGACGACATGGCCTGGCTCGGGCTGGCGTTGGAGCGGGCACAGCGGTTGCATCAGGTACAGAATCAGGGCGCGATCGACATCCTCACCGGGGTGCTCTACGACGCGTGGGCGCCCGATCGAGGCGGTGGGATTCCGTGGTGTGTCGGGTCGGACTTCTACAACACCCCGGCCAACGGCCCGGCCGGCATCCTGCTCGCCCGAACCGGGAAGCTCGATCGGGCGGTGCAGATGGCGGACTGGATCGACGGCACCCTGCGGGATCCCGAAACCGGCCTGATCTTCGACGGGACGCGCCCGATGCGCGGCCCGGATGCGCTGGACCGGGAGATCTATACTTACTGCCAGGGGGTCACGCTGGGGCTGGAGACCGAGTTGGCCATTCGAGACGGTGCGCCGCGGCATGCCCAGCGGGTACACCGGCTGATCCGTGCGGTCGACGAACACCTCACCGATCGCGGGGTGGTCAACCGCGGCGGCGGCGGCGACGGCGGCTTGTTCAGCGGGATTCTGGCGCGCCAGCTCGGTGTGGTCGCGGTCGCCTTGCCGGGTGACCGGGACGAAGACCTGCGAGCCCGGGCGGGTGCGGCGTCCATCGTGCTGACCTCCGCCGAGGCGGCCTGGGCGAACCGGCTGGAGGTGGACGGCCTGCCGTTGTTCGGTTCCCGCTGGACCGACCCGGCGCAACTGGCCGGCCTGGACGGCTCGATCGCCGCGTTCCGCCGCGGCACGGTGCGCTCCTCGCAGATCGCCGAGCGTGACCTGTCCGTGCAGCTCAGCGGGTGGATGCTGATGGAGGCGGCGCACCGGGTGGCCGGCGCCGGCTTTTGA
- a CDS encoding TrmH family RNA methyltransferase encodes MPVVTAEPGPTEWGEPSYGVGPWADEHDAAPDDPRYDPELLAAGDRRNVVDRYRYWSRAAIVADLDARRHPFHVAIENFAHDANIGTVVRTANAFAAAAVHIVGRRRWNRRGAMVTDRYQHVHHHPDLAALAEYARAGGLTVVAVDNVPGSVPLETVRLPRASLLLFGQEGPGVSDAARAVAGLTVSIAQFGSTRSINAGVAAGIAMHTWVRQHADLDAAW; translated from the coding sequence CTGCCGGTCGTGACCGCCGAACCAGGGCCCACCGAGTGGGGCGAGCCCAGCTACGGCGTCGGTCCGTGGGCGGACGAGCACGACGCGGCGCCGGACGATCCGCGCTACGACCCGGAGCTGCTCGCCGCGGGCGACCGGCGCAACGTCGTCGATCGCTATCGGTACTGGTCTCGGGCGGCGATCGTCGCCGACCTGGACGCTCGGCGGCACCCGTTCCACGTCGCGATCGAGAACTTCGCGCACGACGCCAACATCGGCACCGTGGTCCGTACCGCCAACGCGTTTGCCGCGGCCGCGGTGCACATCGTCGGGCGGCGGCGCTGGAATCGGCGCGGCGCCATGGTCACCGACCGTTACCAGCATGTCCACCACCATCCCGACCTGGCGGCGCTCGCCGAGTACGCCCGCGCCGGCGGGTTGACGGTGGTCGCGGTGGACAACGTGCCCGGTTCGGTTCCGCTGGAGACGGTGCGGCTGCCGCGTGCCAGCCTGCTGCTGTTCGGCCAGGAGGGGCCGGGAGTGAGCGACGCGGCCCGGGCGGTGGCCGGGCTGACCGTGTCCATCGCGCAGTTCGGCTCCACCCGCAGCATCAACGCGGGGGTCGCCGCGGGCATCGCGATGCATACCTGGGTTCGCCAGCACGCGGACCTGGATGCGGCCTGGTAA
- a CDS encoding DedA family protein codes for MDIVTGGLQALESAGPTAVWLVVVTFVFLECAVIIGLFLPGDSLLITAGVVLASAPAGEHHLWALSLSTIAAAVVGNQVGYVLGRRTGSRLVTRPGGRYLTPENLHRVKLMVERHGFWAVLIARWIPWVRTLCPMVAGAAEMNHRSYTVASTIGAVIWAPVLLHIGFHAGGWINRVDWLMPVVIGGLTAMLLIGTAIGLRRYRQEMSRCAEEIPVAEV; via the coding sequence ATGGACATCGTCACCGGTGGTTTACAGGCACTCGAATCGGCCGGACCGACGGCGGTCTGGCTGGTGGTCGTCACGTTCGTGTTCCTGGAGTGCGCGGTCATCATCGGCTTGTTCCTGCCCGGCGATTCCCTGCTGATCACCGCGGGCGTGGTGTTGGCGAGCGCGCCGGCCGGCGAACATCATCTGTGGGCGCTGTCGCTGTCCACGATCGCGGCCGCGGTCGTCGGCAACCAGGTCGGCTACGTGCTCGGCCGGCGGACCGGCTCCCGGCTGGTCACCCGGCCCGGTGGTCGATATCTGACCCCGGAGAATCTGCACCGGGTCAAGCTGATGGTGGAACGGCACGGATTCTGGGCGGTGCTGATCGCACGGTGGATTCCGTGGGTGCGCACACTGTGTCCGATGGTGGCCGGGGCGGCCGAGATGAACCACCGCAGCTACACCGTAGCGAGCACGATCGGCGCGGTGATCTGGGCGCCGGTGCTGCTGCACATCGGGTTTCACGCGGGCGGCTGGATCAACCGGGTGGACTGGCTGATGCCGGTGGTGATCGGCGGGCTCACCGCGATGCTGCTGATCGGCACCGCGATCGGCCTGCGCCGCTACCGGCAGGAGATGTCGCGCTGCGCCGAGGAGATCCCGGTCGCCGAGGTGTGA
- the fbaA gene encoding class II fructose-bisphosphate aldolase, with translation MPIATPEVYAEMLANAKEHSFAFPAINCTSSETINAAIKGFADAGSDGIIQFSTGGAEFGSGLGVKDMVTGAVALAEFAGVVAARYPVTIALHTDHCPKDKLDSYVRPLLALSAERVAAGREPLFQSHMWDGSAIPIDENLAIAQELLAAATAARIVLELEIGVVGGEEDGIEAEIDDKLYTSVEDFEKTVDALGGGDRGRYLLAATFGNVHGVYKPGNVVLKPEVLAEGQRVAAARLGLPADAQPFDFVFHGGSGSLKSEIEDSLKYGVVKMNVDTDTQYAFTRPIAGHMFSNYDGVLKVDGEVGNKKAYDPRSYLKSAEANMSARVVEACTDLHSAGRSVSGS, from the coding sequence GTGCCGATCGCCACTCCCGAGGTCTACGCCGAGATGCTTGCGAACGCCAAGGAGCATTCGTTCGCCTTCCCTGCCATCAACTGCACGTCATCGGAAACGATCAACGCGGCGATCAAGGGCTTCGCCGACGCCGGCAGCGACGGCATCATCCAGTTCTCCACCGGCGGTGCCGAGTTCGGTTCCGGCCTGGGAGTGAAGGACATGGTCACCGGTGCGGTTGCGCTGGCCGAGTTCGCCGGCGTGGTCGCGGCCAGGTACCCGGTCACCATCGCGCTGCACACCGATCACTGCCCCAAGGACAAGTTGGACAGTTACGTGCGCCCGTTGCTGGCGTTGTCCGCCGAGCGGGTGGCGGCCGGGCGGGAACCGCTGTTCCAGTCGCACATGTGGGACGGCTCGGCGATTCCGATCGACGAGAATCTGGCGATTGCCCAGGAGTTGTTGGCTGCGGCCACGGCCGCCCGGATCGTGCTCGAGCTGGAGATCGGCGTGGTCGGTGGCGAAGAGGACGGTATCGAAGCCGAGATCGACGACAAGCTCTACACCAGCGTCGAGGATTTCGAGAAGACCGTCGACGCGTTGGGCGGCGGTGATCGGGGTCGTTACCTGCTGGCCGCAACTTTCGGCAATGTGCACGGCGTGTACAAGCCGGGCAACGTCGTGCTGAAGCCGGAGGTGCTCGCGGAGGGGCAGCGGGTGGCTGCGGCGCGACTCGGCCTGCCCGCGGACGCGCAGCCGTTCGATTTCGTCTTCCACGGCGGTTCCGGCTCGCTGAAGTCGGAGATCGAGGACAGCCTGAAGTACGGCGTGGTGAAGATGAACGTGGACACCGACACCCAGTACGCCTTCACCCGGCCGATCGCGGGACACATGTTCAGCAACTACGACGGGGTGCTCAAGGTCGACGGTGAGGTCGGCAACAAAAAAGCCTACGACCCCCGCAGTTACCTCAAGTCGGCCGAGGCGAACATGTCGGCCCGGGTCGTCGAGGCCTGCACCGACCTGCATTCGGCCGGCCGGTCGGTCAGCGGGAGCTGA